One genomic window of Psychrobacillus sp. INOP01 includes the following:
- a CDS encoding helix-turn-helix transcriptional regulator: protein MSSIGHIIKSERINQSMKQTTLAKGICSTSYLSKIENNLTVPSDEVITFLLKKLNIEIDQVSSEKENKIITSLSELYKTAVLKRDKKFIRESLHKFTYQKLYFLQLNNYYSYHLYLFRLLLILDDEEDKLQSTYNIIVKIRDDIDEKQKFINNLNLGIYSYLEGNYQDALSRLEMSLEYVNNGLHEEWEIADFYNVLSLTYSKCDEFFNAINYASKSLLYYKDNLLFERAIDNYIVIGIAHKEMRKFQEAEKNYNLARKLAIDYKLINYEEVIYQNLGSLHAIQGSHEKAIEFYKLSLKIKEEDCNAEGYLLTTLSIIKQYSKQSDHQQVLKWCQKGLDKIVEGKNSKKEYISYYYHLEIYKHYHNLTDELEMVLREAISYFENEKDERHVQKYSILLADYLFKHHKFKAASLYYQKANKILFKQKFIVKWEDL, encoded by the coding sequence ATGAGTAGTATAGGTCATATAATAAAATCAGAAAGAATAAACCAAAGTATGAAACAAACCACATTGGCCAAGGGAATCTGCTCTACATCCTACTTAAGCAAAATAGAAAATAATTTAACTGTTCCAAGTGATGAAGTAATAACGTTTTTACTCAAAAAACTAAATATAGAAATAGATCAAGTATCAAGTGAAAAGGAAAATAAAATTATTACATCGTTATCCGAATTGTACAAAACCGCAGTTTTGAAGAGAGACAAAAAATTTATAAGAGAATCCTTGCATAAATTCACTTATCAAAAGCTATATTTTTTACAACTAAATAATTATTACAGTTATCACCTTTATCTGTTTCGTCTCCTATTAATACTAGATGACGAGGAGGATAAACTACAATCCACCTATAACATAATTGTGAAAATAAGAGATGATATAGACGAAAAACAAAAGTTTATAAATAATCTAAATTTGGGCATTTATAGTTATTTGGAGGGGAATTATCAAGATGCATTAAGTCGATTAGAGATGTCATTAGAATACGTAAATAATGGACTCCATGAAGAATGGGAAATAGCAGATTTTTATAATGTACTAAGCTTAACTTACTCTAAGTGTGATGAATTTTTTAATGCAATAAATTACGCGTCAAAATCATTACTATATTATAAAGACAATCTTTTATTTGAAAGAGCAATTGATAATTATATCGTTATAGGAATTGCACATAAAGAAATGAGAAAATTTCAAGAAGCAGAAAAGAACTATAATTTAGCTAGAAAACTAGCAATAGATTATAAACTGATTAATTATGAGGAGGTGATTTATCAAAATCTAGGTTCATTACATGCAATTCAAGGGAGTCATGAAAAAGCAATTGAGTTTTATAAGCTTAGTCTAAAAATTAAAGAAGAAGATTGTAATGCCGAAGGGTATTTACTAACAACTCTATCTATTATAAAACAGTATTCCAAACAGTCTGATCATCAACAGGTCCTCAAATGGTGTCAGAAAGGCTTAGATAAAATAGTAGAAGGAAAAAATTCTAAAAAAGAATATATTTCTTATTATTATCACCTTGAAATATATAAGCATTACCACAATTTAACCGACGAACTTGAAATGGTATTAAGGGAAGCCATAAGTTATTTTGAAAACGAAAAAGATGAACGTCATGTTCAAAAGTATTCTATATTATTGGCAGATTACCTTTTTAAACATCACAAATTTAAAGCAGCAAGTTTATATTATCAAAAAGCAAATAAGATTCTTTTTAAACAAAAATTTATTGTGAAATGGGAGGATTTATAA
- a CDS encoding YvrJ family protein yields the protein MIGEENIVQLIGNFGFPIVVTIYLLHRFENKIDSLENTIHNIANVVNNSIEKRK from the coding sequence ATGATCGGGGAGGAAAACATCGTACAATTAATTGGAAACTTTGGATTTCCCATTGTAGTCACTATTTATTTATTGCATCGATTTGAAAATAAAATAGACTCTCTTGAAAATACCATTCACAATATAGCAAATGTTGTTAACAATAGTATAGAAAAAAGAAAGTGA
- a CDS encoding transporter substrate-binding domain-containing protein codes for MKKRLVLLTIFASLLLLIAACGTDTTETSGSSSDDSKGAADTFTVGLEAGYAPFNWTQLDDSNGGVKIAGNAEYAGGYDVEIAKRIADGLGKELVIVKTEWDGLVPSLQSDKIDAIIAGMSPTKERKETIDFSENYYTSNFVMVVKKGGPFEGATSIQDFSGAKITGQLNTSHYGVIDQIKDVKKQPASDNFSAMRVALESGVIDGYVSERPEGISASSANKNFAMVEFTEGFKAKEEDTAVAVGLKKDSDLTEAINKILAEISEEERQEIMDAAINNQPAAE; via the coding sequence ATGAAAAAGAGATTAGTACTTTTAACGATATTCGCAAGCTTATTATTGTTAATAGCAGCTTGTGGAACAGACACTACAGAAACTTCAGGATCTTCATCGGATGATTCTAAAGGAGCAGCAGATACATTTACAGTAGGTTTAGAAGCTGGTTATGCACCTTTTAACTGGACACAGCTAGATGATTCCAATGGTGGAGTGAAGATTGCTGGAAACGCAGAATATGCCGGTGGATATGATGTAGAAATTGCTAAACGCATTGCAGATGGTTTAGGAAAAGAGCTAGTGATCGTCAAAACAGAATGGGATGGACTTGTACCATCATTACAATCAGATAAAATTGATGCAATTATAGCGGGAATGTCTCCTACAAAAGAGCGTAAAGAAACAATCGACTTTTCAGAAAACTATTATACATCCAACTTTGTTATGGTTGTAAAAAAAGGTGGTCCTTTTGAAGGGGCTACTTCTATTCAAGATTTTAGTGGTGCTAAAATTACGGGTCAGCTGAATACTTCACATTATGGTGTAATCGATCAAATTAAAGATGTGAAAAAACAACCAGCCTCTGATAATTTCTCCGCAATGCGTGTAGCTTTGGAATCTGGAGTTATTGATGGCTATGTATCTGAGCGCCCAGAAGGGATTAGTGCTTCTTCTGCAAATAAAAACTTCGCAATGGTTGAATTTACGGAAGGATTTAAAGCAAAAGAAGAGGATACAGCAGTGGCTGTAGGTTTGAAAAAAGATAGTGATTTAACTGAGGCAATCAACAAAATTTTAGCGGAAATTTCTGAAGAAGAGCGACAAGAAATAATGGATGCTGCTATTAATAACCAACCAGCGGCAGAATAA
- a CDS encoding cytosine permease: MGSVQLTDHKVTEEIDKDYSLEKVPRSQRNMGWLSITNITLGIATAIFYFQMGSVMALQFGALNAIISSIYAIIVAGILGTFIAYLSAKSGMNVNLLSRGGGFGYIGASLTSFLYATNFIMYCAFEGLILVSAVHTFFPSLHEWALIIFFGFIVIPLNWFGIKQLDRIQRWSLPIFVIFLITAIVISFYEPPVFEGPFWTYLPEGVQVGGQALLLCIGMQHGIMGLTALIASDYARFLKPKDIKIGSVVIGFVPQIFCFGIMGGLGIWFGVRLGEPNPGVYIVMLLGIGGALFTMLTQLRINITNIYSSSLSLSNFFENVFKFTPGRRFWVVVSGISAIILMLGGIVNHLDTAMTFQGVFLLSWAAILVTDALIVKKALKIGNGYYEDRQEYLYKWNPVGVVSLIISSGLGTFAALGYMGTFLQSTAAFFAAILAAILTVIIAVLTKGKYYSKGAADDIPKEDYIA, encoded by the coding sequence ATGGGATCTGTCCAGCTTACAGATCACAAAGTAACTGAAGAGATAGACAAAGATTATTCATTAGAGAAGGTACCCCGTAGCCAAAGAAATATGGGTTGGTTAAGTATAACCAATATTACATTAGGAATAGCCACTGCCATTTTTTACTTTCAAATGGGGAGCGTAATGGCTCTTCAATTTGGGGCACTTAATGCTATTATCTCCTCCATTTACGCAATAATAGTTGCCGGTATACTAGGAACCTTTATTGCTTACTTATCTGCAAAATCTGGTATGAATGTCAATTTATTATCCAGAGGAGGAGGTTTTGGCTATATAGGTGCTTCCTTAACGTCCTTCCTCTACGCGACAAACTTTATTATGTATTGTGCATTTGAAGGTCTCATTTTAGTTTCCGCGGTTCACACCTTCTTCCCCTCCCTACACGAATGGGCGCTAATCATTTTCTTCGGGTTTATCGTTATACCTTTAAATTGGTTTGGAATCAAACAGCTAGATAGAATACAAAGATGGTCTTTACCTATATTTGTTATTTTCTTAATAACAGCAATTGTTATATCGTTTTATGAGCCTCCTGTATTTGAAGGACCATTTTGGACTTATCTACCTGAAGGAGTACAAGTTGGAGGACAAGCTTTGCTTCTCTGCATAGGAATGCAACATGGAATAATGGGTCTAACAGCCCTCATAGCATCTGATTATGCACGTTTTCTAAAACCGAAAGATATTAAAATTGGATCTGTCGTAATCGGTTTTGTTCCGCAAATTTTCTGTTTCGGCATTATGGGTGGTCTAGGCATATGGTTTGGAGTTCGCTTAGGAGAACCGAATCCTGGAGTTTATATTGTAATGCTTCTCGGCATTGGCGGAGCATTGTTCACTATGTTAACCCAATTACGTATAAATATTACCAATATATATAGTAGTTCCCTATCTTTATCTAACTTCTTCGAAAACGTATTTAAATTTACACCTGGTCGCCGTTTTTGGGTTGTCGTAAGTGGAATCAGTGCAATAATCCTAATGCTAGGTGGAATTGTTAACCATTTAGATACCGCTATGACATTTCAAGGTGTATTTTTACTTTCATGGGCAGCTATATTAGTTACCGATGCATTAATCGTTAAAAAAGCTTTAAAAATTGGGAATGGTTATTATGAGGATCGCCAAGAATATTTATACAAATGGAATCCTGTTGGAGTTGTGTCTTTGATAATATCTAGTGGTCTAGGCACATTTGCAGCACTAGGTTATATGGGAACATTTTTACAAAGTACCGCTGCTTTTTTTGCAGCTATTCTAGCAGCAATTCTTACAGTTATTATTGCGGTATTAACAAAAGGTAAGTATTACAGTAAAGGTGCTGCGGATGATATTCCCAAAGAAGATTATATTGCATAA
- a CDS encoding amino acid ABC transporter permease, with product MSIEYIISMITSNWPMFLRGAGMTLLISIIGTIIGAVIGLLAGVIRTIPTPERKLKRIVLKIVNLILSVYIEFFRGTPMIVQAMVIFYGSALAFGIDMDRTMAAIFIVSINTGAYMAEIVRGGVISIDKGQFEAAQAIGMNHVQTMWSVVLPQVIRNILPATGNQFIINIKDTSVLNVIGVTELYFQAKTVAGISFKYFEPFFIACILYFVMTFTVTLILRYIERKLDGPENYSMIGQPPPQLMLTKNNTNLD from the coding sequence ATGAGCATAGAATATATTATTTCGATGATTACAAGTAACTGGCCGATGTTCCTTCGTGGAGCAGGAATGACACTATTAATCTCCATAATTGGGACGATTATTGGAGCAGTTATTGGTTTACTGGCAGGGGTTATTCGTACAATTCCTACGCCTGAAAGAAAACTAAAACGTATTGTATTAAAAATAGTTAATCTGATACTTTCTGTATATATTGAATTTTTCAGAGGAACACCAATGATTGTACAAGCAATGGTGATATTCTATGGGTCTGCGCTAGCCTTTGGAATAGATATGGACCGCACAATGGCAGCGATATTCATCGTTTCGATTAACACGGGAGCTTATATGGCAGAAATTGTGCGGGGTGGTGTCATTTCGATTGATAAAGGACAATTCGAGGCTGCACAAGCAATTGGTATGAATCACGTTCAAACAATGTGGAGTGTTGTTTTACCTCAAGTAATCCGAAATATTTTGCCAGCAACAGGCAATCAATTTATCATAAATATTAAAGATACATCGGTATTAAACGTGATCGGTGTCACGGAACTATATTTTCAAGCGAAAACAGTTGCAGGTATAAGCTTTAAGTACTTTGAACCGTTCTTTATAGCATGTATTTTGTATTTCGTTATGACGTTTACTGTAACATTAATATTACGTTATATAGAAAGAAAATTAGATGGACCTGAAAACTACAGCATGATTGGGCAGCCACCACCACAACTTATGTTAACCAAAAATAATACTAATTTAGATTAA